The Temnothorax longispinosus isolate EJ_2023e chromosome 7, Tlon_JGU_v1, whole genome shotgun sequence genome contains a region encoding:
- the LOC139816058 gene encoding odorant receptor 46a-like isoform X2 yields the protein MQILSLNFLIYTIGGIWRPVEWSSNGAKLLYSIFTCGVIFSEYFLMLTQFLDILLVVDNIDDFTANALMFLAIVTDCCKATVVVIRRNAIINIVQSLLKAPHKPRNEDEVAIQTKFDKFIRTFSIRYSFMAIIAVAGTTIGSVLNVMQVIGTGTDALILGLSLQTCAQLEIFESRLHKFIINKTVRDLGHTLSTSNKNEVGISECVDYHLSIYKYAKTVNVIFNQVFFVQFFCSIIVLCTCVYYLSTHISELSGLVSFLIYTICMFAQIFIFCWSGNEVILKSTGIGDTIYHMDWPLLSIREKKGLLMIMMRSTIPIKFTSSFLITLSVQSYSNILKTSYSIFNVLQK from the exons ATGCAAatactttctttaaattttttaatatataccaTTGGTGGTATATGGCGACCCGTTGAATGGTCATCAAATGGTGCTAAGCTGCTGTATAGTATATTTACCTGCGGTGTAATATTTTCGGAATACTTTTTGATGTTAACGCAATTTTTGGATATATTACTTGTTGTCGACAATATCGATGATTTTACCGCTAATGCTCTAATGTTCTTGGCTATTGTTACCGATTGTTGTAAAGCGACGGTCGTTGTGATACGTCGGAATGCGATCATCAACATAGTGCAATCATTGTTGAAAGCACCACATAAACCTCGCAACGAGGATGAAGTAGCTATCCAAACGAAATTTGATAAGTTTATCAG AACGTTCTCGATAAGATACTCTTTTATGGCGATTATCGCCGTTGCAGGCACTACAATAGGATCAGTATTAAATGTTATGCAAG TAATAGGTACCGGCACGGATGCTCTAATCCTCGGATTGTCTTTGCAAACGTGCGCCCAACTTGAAATTTTCGAAAGTCGTCttcacaaatttataattaataaaacagttaGAGATCTGGGACATACACTTTCAACGTCGAATAAGAACGAAGTGGGGATATCGGAATGCGTAGATTATCATCTCAGCATTTACAA ATACGCGAAAACGGTAAACGTCATATTCAACCAGGTGTTCTTCGTTCAGTTTTTTTGTAGTATAATAGTATTATGTACATGTGTATATTACTTGTCAACCCATATTTCGGAACTGTCTGGACTTGTGTCTTTTTTGATATATACGATTTGCATGTTCGCGCAAATCTTCATTTTCTGCTGGTCCGGAAACGAAGTTATACTTAAG AGCACGGGCATAGGAGATACTATATATCATATGGATTGGCCATTGCTATCAatcagagagaaaaaaggattGCTCATGATCATGATGCGTAGCACTATTCCTATAAAGTTCACGAGCAGCTTCTTGATAACTCTATCCGTTCAGTCTTACAGTAAc atCCTAAAAACGtcttattcaatatttaacgtgttacaaaagtga
- the LOC139816058 gene encoding odorant receptor 46a-like isoform X1: protein MQILSLNFLIYTIGGIWRPVEWSSNGAKLLYSIFTCGVIFSEYFLMLTQFLDILLVVDNIDDFTANALMFLAIVTDCCKATVVVIRRNAIINIVQSLLKAPHKPRNEDEVAIQTKFDKFIRTFSIRYSFMAIIAVAGTTIGSVLNVMQGHIPYRIWLPWDYNIPLVFWIISIHQIISLFFATVIGTGTDALILGLSLQTCAQLEIFESRLHKFIINKTVRDLGHTLSTSNKNEVGISECVDYHLSIYKYAKTVNVIFNQVFFVQFFCSIIVLCTCVYYLSTHISELSGLVSFLIYTICMFAQIFIFCWSGNEVILKSTGIGDTIYHMDWPLLSIREKKGLLMIMMRSTIPIKFTSSFLITLSVQSYSNILKTSYSIFNVLQK, encoded by the exons ATGCAAatactttctttaaattttttaatatataccaTTGGTGGTATATGGCGACCCGTTGAATGGTCATCAAATGGTGCTAAGCTGCTGTATAGTATATTTACCTGCGGTGTAATATTTTCGGAATACTTTTTGATGTTAACGCAATTTTTGGATATATTACTTGTTGTCGACAATATCGATGATTTTACCGCTAATGCTCTAATGTTCTTGGCTATTGTTACCGATTGTTGTAAAGCGACGGTCGTTGTGATACGTCGGAATGCGATCATCAACATAGTGCAATCATTGTTGAAAGCACCACATAAACCTCGCAACGAGGATGAAGTAGCTATCCAAACGAAATTTGATAAGTTTATCAG AACGTTCTCGATAAGATACTCTTTTATGGCGATTATCGCCGTTGCAGGCACTACAATAGGATCAGTATTAAATGTTATGCAAGGTCATATACCTTATCGAATATGGCTGCCATGGGATTATAATATACCTCTAGTGTTCTGGATTATATCCattcatcaaattatatctttattttttgccaCAGTAATAGGTACCGGCACGGATGCTCTAATCCTCGGATTGTCTTTGCAAACGTGCGCCCAACTTGAAATTTTCGAAAGTCGTCttcacaaatttataattaataaaacagttaGAGATCTGGGACATACACTTTCAACGTCGAATAAGAACGAAGTGGGGATATCGGAATGCGTAGATTATCATCTCAGCATTTACAA ATACGCGAAAACGGTAAACGTCATATTCAACCAGGTGTTCTTCGTTCAGTTTTTTTGTAGTATAATAGTATTATGTACATGTGTATATTACTTGTCAACCCATATTTCGGAACTGTCTGGACTTGTGTCTTTTTTGATATATACGATTTGCATGTTCGCGCAAATCTTCATTTTCTGCTGGTCCGGAAACGAAGTTATACTTAAG AGCACGGGCATAGGAGATACTATATATCATATGGATTGGCCATTGCTATCAatcagagagaaaaaaggattGCTCATGATCATGATGCGTAGCACTATTCCTATAAAGTTCACGAGCAGCTTCTTGATAACTCTATCCGTTCAGTCTTACAGTAAc atCCTAAAAACGtcttattcaatatttaacgtgttacaaaagtga